The sequence below is a genomic window from Microbacterium abyssi.
GCGAAGAAGGACGCGCCCAAACCGCGCACCGGATCGCTGTTCCGCTCCATGTCGGTCGAGGACATCGACCTGGACACCGCGCTGAAGCTGCTCAGCCTTCCCCGCGTCGTCGGCACCGACCCCGAGAACGGCGATGAGATCACGGCGCAGAACGGCCGGTACGGGCCCTACTTGAAGAAGGGCACCGACTCGCGCTCGCTGGAGAGCGAGCAGCAGATCTTCGATGTCACCCTCGAGCAGGCGCTCGCGATCTACGAACAGCCGAAGTACGGGGCAGGGTCTCGCCGGGCGTCCAGCGCGCTCGCCGAGTTCGAAGCCGACCCGGTCAGCGGCAAACCGATCCGCGTGCGTGACGGACGCTTCGGCCCGTATGTCACGGACGGCGAGACGAACGTGACGATCCCGCGCGGTCAGAAGCCCGAGGACATCACGTTCGAGATTGCGGTGCAGATGCTCGCCGACAAGCGTGCGAAGGGCCCGGCTCCCAAGCGAGGCGCGAAGAAGGCTCCGGCGAAGAAGGCTCCGGCGAAGCCTGCAGCCAAGAAGGTGCCCACGAAGAAGACGGCCGCGAAGTCGGATGCCGACAAGGCTGCCGCCCGCTCGGCGGCAGCGAAGAAGGCCGCAGCGACCCGGGCCGCCAACGCCAAGAAGAAAGCGAACGCGTGACCGCACGCCCTGGGCTCTGGATCACTCTCGAGGGCGGCGACGGCTCAGGAAAGACCACGCAGGCGGAGATTCTCGAGAGTTGGCTGCGGGACGCCGATCACACCGTGCTGCGCACACGCGAGCCCGGAGGCAGCGAGGTCGGGCAGCTGATCCGTGACATCGTGCTGCATCACCGCGGCGACATCGCGCCCCGCGCCGAGGCGCTGTTGTACGCAGCCGACCGCGCGCACCACGTGGAGACCGTCGTACTCCCAGCGCTGGAGCGCGGTGAGATCGTGCTGCAGGATCGCTATCTCGACTCGTCCGTCGCCTATCAGGGGGCAGGCCGGGTGCTCGACGGCGCGCAGGTGCGCGACCTCTCGCTATGGGCGACGAACGGCGCGCTGCCCGATCTCACGGTGCTGCTCGACTTGGACCCCGTCGCGGCGCGACGGCGTCTGGACTCAGCGGACAAGCCGTTCGACCGGCTCGAAGCGGAGAAGCAGGACTTCCACGCCCGGGTGCGCGAGGCGTATCTCGCGCTGGCGGATGCCGAGCCCGATCGGTTCATCGTGCTGGATGCCGCGGCATCCCCTGATCGGATCGCCGACGCGATCCGCACCCGCGTCGCCCCGCTCCTCTGACCAAGCGGGGTCCTGACTCGAGTGGTTTCGACTCCGCCGCTGTGCGGCTTCGCTCACCCCGTTTCGGCTGCGCGCTTCGCGCTTCGCTCAACGACCGCAGGAGACCTTCCCCCGACGGGTCGTTGAGCGAGCGAACCCCCGACGGGTCGTTGAGCGAGCGAAGCGAGACGAAACGGATTGAGCGAGCCGCCGGCGAGTCGAAATCGCT
It includes:
- the tmk gene encoding dTMP kinase yields the protein MTARPGLWITLEGGDGSGKTTQAEILESWLRDADHTVLRTREPGGSEVGQLIRDIVLHHRGDIAPRAEALLYAADRAHHVETVVLPALERGEIVLQDRYLDSSVAYQGAGRVLDGAQVRDLSLWATNGALPDLTVLLDLDPVAARRRLDSADKPFDRLEAEKQDFHARVREAYLALADAEPDRFIVLDAAASPDRIADAIRTRVAPLL